A stretch of Rhododendron vialii isolate Sample 1 chromosome 4a, ASM3025357v1 DNA encodes these proteins:
- the LOC131323462 gene encoding flowering time control protein FPA isoform X2 — translation MYDPSLDLSYADKPKMSDRNAEPPSEVLWIGFPALLKVDEVILRKAFSPFGEIEKITAFPGRSYAFVRFKNVMAACRAKETLQGKLFGNPRVHICFARSESGPPNSGRNSMNSPTSPIKKSYGRAGSSDRDFGSVLGDPTMRSPRFMSNLESRDPDVMGFGRKGNLWMDEGGAFEQRRFQEQGPDLGLPENMYERHRSPKRDRGAPFHDFPQKGPFYDDPWDLPEEALHFHGAKKLKTDSFPPDNELPEYPFSGPEQAKHGFPRIFPDFPQPDPLDKNFEPGPFGYRQLPDRAINLKQQYGERSDHWNAPYDGFQGGSVSLPANPGEWKRLTPDLHQPVTEEWKWEGTIAKGGTPVCQARCFPVGKALDMPLPEYLDCTARTGLDMLAKHYYQAASAWVVFFVPGSDADIGYYNEFMNYLGEKQRAAVAKLDETTTLFLVPPSDFSEKVLKVPGKLSISGVVLRLEHPGPNPGSSLPHPLDKRENNSMSYRRDASYPKPTSPPPGHFPSAPSFPNRGNSGVMNIPFSGNSATSSHGIGNMSNASNENRNDTAHQRNPGFGTNWSPHHLQNPNSDPRNMASQSSSTAFDHSVQGYNPTVPTMPRAVQETSSSSYTPRMTGMPLGGSSKLSHQQTKPQVSSSTPISGLQPEQLVQLASSLLGQPRQSGGGPGEEFRQSGAMNHSENPYGTPQRYTPQNNQFGQVQPQQQQQAANVAAGNQQMQTGNTQEEDADPQKRLQATLQLAAALLQQIQQGKGN, via the exons ATGTATGACCCTAGTCTTGACCTTTCCTATGCTGACAAGCCAAAGATGAGTGATAGAAATGCAGAACCACCAAGTGAGGTCTTATGGATAGGGTTTCCGGCTTTATTGAAGGTTGATGAAGTGATATTGAGGAAGGCCTTCTCCCCATTTGGGGAGATTGAGAAGATCACTGCATTTCCAGGACGTAGCTACGCCTTTGTTCGCTTCAAAAACGTAATGGCTGCTTGCAGGGCAAAGGAAACCCTTCAGGGAAAATTATTCGGTAATCCCCGCGTACATATTTGTTTTGCAAGGAGTGAATCTGGTCCGCCCAACAGTGGGAGGAACTCAATGAACTCCCCTACCTCCCCAATTAAGAAGTCATATGGACGCGCCGGATCTTCTGATAGGGACTTTGGGAGCGTACTTGGAGATCCCACAATGAGATCTCCACGTTTTATGTCGAATCTGGAGTCTAGAGATCCTGATGTCATGGGTTTTGGGCGGAAAGGTAATTTATGGATGGATGAAGGGGGTGCATTTGAACAGAGGAGGTTCCAAGAACAGGGTCCTGATTTAGGACTCCCGGAAAATATGTATGAACGCCACAGAAGTCCTAAAAGAGACAGAGGAGCTCCATTTCATGATTTCCCTCAAAAAGGTCCATTCTATGATGATCCTTGGGATTTGCCAGAAGAGGCCTTGCACTTTCATGGAGCTAAGAAACTAAAAACTGACTCCTTTCCTCCGGATAATGAGCTCCCAGAGTATCCTTTCTCAGGTCCAGAGCAAGCAAAACATGGTTTCCCGAGGATATTCCCTGATTTTCCTCAACCTGACCCCCTTGATAAGAATTTTGAGCCTGGGCCTTTTGGGTATAGACAACTTCCTGATCGGGCAATAAATTTAAAGCAACAGTATGGGGAAAGGAGCGATCACTGGAATGCACCTTATGATGGCTTCCAAGGTGGTTCTGTTTCATTGCCTGCAAATCCTGGTGAGTGGAAACGGTTAACTCCCGACTTGCATCAGCCTGTGACTGAAGAATGGAAATGGGAAGGGACTATAGCAAAGGGAGGCACTCCTGTCTGTCAAGCTCGCTGCTTTCCTGTGGGAAAAGCACTGGACATGCCATT GCCTGAATATTTAGACTGCACAGCAAGGACTGGCTTAGACATGCTTGCAAAGCATTACTATCAAGCAGCTAGTGCCTGGGTGGTATTCTTTGTTCCGGGAAGTGACGCCGACATCGGGTACTACAATGAATTCATGAATTATCTTGGGGAGAAGCAGCGAGCCGCTGTGGCTAAATTGGACGAAACCACCACCCTGTTTCTAGTGCCCCCTTCAGACTTCTCCGAAAAAGTGCTCAAGGTGCCAGGGAAATTGAGCATTTCCGGTGTTGTTCTAAGGTTAGAGCATCCGGGTCCCAATCCGGGTTCTTCTCTTCCTCATCCGCTGgataagagagaaaataattcaATGTCTTATCGCAGAGATGCGTCATACCCAAAGCCAACATCACCTCCTCCAGGGCATTTTCCCTCAGCGCCTTCTTTTCCAAATAGGGGAAATTCTGGGGTCATGAATATACCATTTTCGGGGAATTCGGCTACATCCTCTCACGGTATTGGAAATATGTCCAACGCCAGTAATGAGAACAGGAATGATACGGCTCATCAAAGAAACCCTGGATTCGGAACAAACTGGTCACCACATCATTTGCAGAACCCTAATTCTGATCCTAGAAATATGGCATCGCAATCATCAAGTACTGCGTTTGACCATTCTGTTCAGGGATATAACCCTACAGTCCCTACCATGCCTAGGGCTGTGCAAGAAACGAGTTCCAGTAGTTACACCCCTCGAATGACGGGTATGCCCCTGGGAGGGAGCAGCAAGCTATCCCATCAGCAAACTAAGCCTCAAGTTTCTTCATCTACACCTATTTCAGGACTTCAGCCGGAACAACTTGTGCAATTGGCTTCATCCCTTCTTGGGCAGCCAAGGCAGTCAGGTGGCGGTCCTGGGGAAGAATTTAGGCAGTCAGGGGCCATGAATCATTCTGAAAACCCGTATGGGACACCTCAGAGATATACTCCACAGAATAACCAG TTTGGTCAAGTGCAGccgcaacagcagcagcaggcAGCGAATGTGGCAGCGGGGAATCAACAGATGCAAACTGGTAACACACAAGAGGAAGATGCGGATCCTCAGAAACGACTGCAAGCAACATTGCAGTTGGCAGCGGCTCTTCTTCAGCAAATCCAACAAGGGAAAGGGAATTGA
- the LOC131323464 gene encoding uncharacterized protein LOC131323464, which yields MHPGMRPAFLSHLQPYPLPYHDHNVNVQHLHDQLLQGMMQFGPFDPLYQQQHFPVQEEPPHPLICMTSDVKPRLRWTPELHGRFVDAVDHLGGPFKATPKAIMNVMKMRGLTLYQLKSHLQKFRLGKCEGKTWKPPKDGIRKRANSATTPPVGLGSSSVPSNINDSFQPLQVPQHSSVDSFDSYMASLGYLPTLCSDGFAELGKGGGEGLRDSGEGLRDSDEDPALAYLNLDAGEMSTHRNGVAGDDSGWFAGEFSLKG from the exons atgcATCCGGGAATGAGACCagcctttctctctcatcttcaaCCCTACCCATTACCCTACCATGATCACAATGTCAATGTGCAGCACCTCCATGATCAACTCCTCCAGGGGATGATGCAGTTCGGCCCCTTTGATCCCCTGTACCAGCAGCAGCACTTTCCAGTCCAAGAGGAGCCACCCCATCCACTCATTTGCATGACCAGCGATGTCAAACCTAGGCTTCGGTGGACCCCAGAGCTTCACGGTCGCTTTGTCGACGCCGTCGATCATCTTGGTGGACCATTTA AGGCTACACCAAAGGCTATCATGAATGTGATGAAGATGAGAGGACTCACTCTTTACCAGTTGAAGAGTCACTTGCAG AAATTCAGGCTTGGTAAGTGTGAAGGGAAGACCTGGAAGCCACCCAAAGATG GCATTCGAAAAAGAGCAAACTCAGCCACAACTCCTCCGGTAGGACTGGGATCTTCATCTGTGCCATCTAATATAAACGA TTCTTTTCAGCCATTGCAGGTTCCCCAACATTCTTCCGTCGACAGCTTTGACAGCTACATGGCTTCACTTGGATATTTACCTACTTTGTGCTCAGATGGTTTCGCGGAACTCGGCAAAGGAGGGGGAGAGGGGCTGAGAGATTCGGGAGAGGGGCTGAGAGATTCGGACGAGGACCCTGCCTTGGCATATCTGAATTTGGACGCAGGGGAGATGAGTACTCATAGAAATGGAGTGGCTGGTGATGATTCCGGCTGGTTTGCTGGGGAGTTCTCCCTGAAAGGATGA
- the LOC131323463 gene encoding transmembrane 9 superfamily member 12, with protein MDYSLISKRKCWVTFIYMVIVLTACNGFYLPGSYMHTYSKGEEIYAKVNSLTSIETELPFSYYSLPYCEPFGGIKKSAENLGELLMGDQIDNSPYRFRMNVNESVFICTTPALSEHEVKLLKQRTRDLYQVNMILDNLPAMRYAHQNGVKIQWTGFPVGYTPPNSNDDYIINHLKFIVKFHEYEGTGVEILGTGEEGMGVISEAEKKKASGYEIVGFEVEPCSVKYDPESAKLHMYDSVKSVSCPLELDKSQIIRERERVSFTYEVEFVKSDIRWPSRWDAYLRMEGARVHWFSILNSLMVIFFLAGIVFVIFLRTVRRDLTRYEELDKEAQAQMNEELSGWKLVVGDVFREPNHPKLLCVMIGDGVQITGMAVVTIVFAAFGFMSPASRGMLLTGMIILYLFLGTGAGYVGVRLWRTIKGTSEGWRSVSWSIACFFPGIVFVILTALNFILWGSNSTGAIPISLYFILILLWFCVSVPLTLLGGLLGTRPEPIQYPVRTNQIPREIPARKYPSWLLVLGAGTLPFGTLFIELFFILSSIWLGRFYYVFGFLLVVLLLLVVVCAEVSVVLTYMHLCVEDWQWWWKAFYASGSVALYVFLYSINYLVFDLQSLSGPVSATLYLGYSLIMAIAIMLSTGTIGFLTSFYFVHYLFSSVKID; from the coding sequence GCACACGTATTCAAAGGGTGAAGAAATCTATGCCAAAGTGAATTCTCTGACCTCTATCGAGACAGAGCTTCCCTTCAGCTATTACAGTCTCCCTTACTGCGAACCGTTTGGGGGAATAAAGAAAAGTGCTGAGAATCTCGGAGAACTTCTTATGGGAGACCAGATTGACAACTCTCCGTATCGTTTCCGAATGAACGTTAATGAGTCCGTATTCATCTGCACTACACCTGCCCTAAGTGAGCATGAGGTAAAACTCTTGAAACAGAGAACTCGTGATCTGTATCAAGTAAATATGATTTTGGATAACTTGCCAGCCATGAGGTATGCCCATCAAAATGGAGTTAAAATTCAATGGACTGGATTTCCTGTTGGATATACTCCGCCTAACAGCAACGATGATTACATCATCAATCACCTCAAGTTCATAGTTAAGTTTCATGAGTATGAAGGGACTGGTGTAGAGATACTTGGTACTGGGGAAGAGGGTATGGGTGTAATTTCGGAAGCTGAGAAAAAAAAGGCTTCTGGATACGAGATAGTTGGTTTTGAGGTTGAACCTTGCAGTGTCAAATATGACCCTGAATCAGCAAAACTTCATATGTACGACAGTGTCAAGTCTGTGAGTTGCCCATTGGAACTCGACAAATCTCAGATCATAAGGGAGCGAGAGAGGGTATCATTCACCTATGAGGTTGAATTTGTAAAGAGTGACATTAGATGGCCATCTCGATGGGATGCGTACCTGAGGATGGAGGGTGCCCGTGTTCACTGGTTCTCCATCTTAAACTCCCTAATGGTAATCTTTTTCTTAGCTGGCATTGTTTTCGTTATATTTTTACGGACTGTGAGAAGGGATTTGACAAGGTACGAGGAACTTGACAAGGAAGCTCAAGCACAGATGAATGAAGAGCTTTCTGGTTGGAAACTTGTTGTGGGGGATGTTTTCAGAGAACCAAATCACCCCAAGCTACTCTgtgtaatgattggagatggTGTTCAAATAACGGGAATGGCTGTCGTCACTATTGTTTTTGCTGCCTTTGGTTTCATGTCACCAGCTTCTCGTGGAATGTTATTAACTGGTATGATAATCCTTTATCTCTTCCTAGGGACTGGTGCTGGTTATGTAGGTGTTCGTCTATGGAGAACAATTAAGGGGACTTCAGAAGGTTGGAGGTCGGTTTCATGGTCAATTGCATGCTTCTTCCCTGGAATTGTTTTTGTTATTCTCACAGCTCTAAATTTCATTCTCTGGGGAAGCAACAGTACCGGTGCTATTCCCATTTCCCTCTATTTTATCCTCATTTTGCTCTGGTTCTGCGTTTCAGTACCACTCACCCTTTTGGGAGGTCTCTTAGGAACAAGACCTGAGCCCATTCAATACCCAGTGCGGACTAATCAGATCCCAAGAGAGATCCCAGCACGAAAATACCCATCGTGGCTTCTTGTTTTGGGGGCTGGGACTCTTCCTTTCGGAACCCTCTTCATTGAGCTCTTCTTCATCCTTTCTAGCATCTGGCTTGGGAGATTCTATTACGTGTTTGGATTCCTCCTTGTTGTCCTTTTATTGTTGGTTGTTGTGTGTGCTGAGGTGTCTGTGGTCCTGACCTACATGCATCTCTGTGTTGAGGAttggcagtggtggtggaaaGCGTTCTATGCCTCCGGTTCTGTTGCGCTTTATGTTTTCCTATACTCCATCAATTACCTGGTTTTCGACCTTCAGAGTTTGAGCGGGCCCGTGTCGGCTACACTTTACCTTGGCTATTCACTGATAATGGCGATTGCAATCATGTTGTCTACTGGTACCATTGGCTTCCTCACGTCGTTCTACTTCGTCCACTACCTGTTCTCCTCAGTCAAGATTGATTGA